The Stutzerimonas stutzeri RCH2 genomic interval GATCGGCGTGCTGCGCGACCGCTACGGCTGCGGCGTGCTGATGGTTTCCCACGATCTGCATCTGGTGATGAGCGCCACCGACCAGGTGGTCTGCCTCAATCGCCACGTCTGCTGCTCGGGTCACCCGGAGCAGGTCAGCAGCGACCCGGCCTTCGTCGAGCTGTTCGGCCAGGATGCGCGCAGCCTGGCGATCTACCATCACCAGCACGACCACAGCCACGACCTGCACGGCAGCGTGGTGATCGGCAAACCCCATGTCCACGGCCCGAACTGCAAGCACTAGACAGAGCCTCCGATGCCCGATTTCCTCCTCAACGCCCTGCTCGCCGGCCTCGCCCTGGCATTGGTCGCCGGCCCGCTCGGCTCTTTCGTCGTCTGGCGGCGCATGGCCTATTTCGGCGACACCCTGTCCCACGCCGCGCTGTTCGGCGTCGCCCTCGGCTTGATGCTCGACGTCAACCTGACCCTGGCGGTGACCGTCGGCTGCGTGCTGCTCGCCCTGCTGCTGGTCACCTTGCAGCAGCGCCAGCCGCTGGCTTCGGACACGCTGCTCGGCATCCTTGCGCACAGCACGCTGTCGCTCGGGCTGGTCTCGCTGAGCTTCATGAAGGACGTGCGCGTCGACCTGATGGGCTATCTGTTCGGTGATCTGCTCGCCGTCGGGCCGAGCGATCTGGCCTGGATCATGGGCGGCAGCGCGCTGGTACTGCTGATGCTGATACCGCTGTGGCGGCCGCTCTTGGCGATTACCGTGCACGAGGAGCTGGCCAAGGTCGAAGGCCTGCCGGTGGCCGGCATCCGCCTGGCGCTGATGCTGCTGATCGCCGTGGTGATTGCCGTGGCGATGAAAATCGTTGGTGTGCTGCTGATCACCTCGCTGCTGATCATTCCTGCTGCGGCGGCGCAGCGCCATGCGCGTACCCCGGAGCAGATGGCCTTCGGCGCGAGCCTGCTGGGCATTGTCGCGGTGTGTCTGGGGCTGACGCTGTCCTGGTACGAAGACACCCCGGCCGGGCCGTCCATCGTAGTCAGCGCCGCCGCGCTGTTTCTGCTCAGCTTCGCCTGGCCGAAGCGCAGCTGATGACCGATCTCAAGTACCTGCGCGGCTACCCGGAGCCGCTGCTGGCGCAGGTGCGCCAGCTGATCGCCGAGGACCGTCTGGGCGACTACCTGCAGCGGCGTTACCCGGCACGGCATGAGGTGCAGAGCGACAAGGCGCTGTATGGCTATGTGCAGGCGCTCAAGCAGGAATACCTGAAAAGCACACCGCCGATCGACAAGGTGCTCTATGACGGCCGGCTGGACCTGACCCATCGTGCCCTTGGCCTGCATACCGCGGTGTCACGGGTGCAGGGTGGCAAGCTCAAGGCAAAGAAGGAGATTCGCGTCGCCGCACTGTTTCGCGAGGCAGCGCCGGAATTCCTCAGGATGATCGTGGTGCATGAGCTCGCCCACCTGCGCGAAAGCGAGCACAACCGCGCCTTCTACAAGCTCTGCGAACACATGCTGCCGGGCTATGGGCAGATCGAGTTCGACCTGCGCCTGTTCCTGCACTGGCGCGAGCTGCGGGCACAGGAGGCCGGCTCCGGCGACGACGCCTAGCGCACGAATGGCGCCAGGCCTCGCCTCGTATGCTGGCAGCGCGCTCAGATCCAGCCCAGCCAGCGCCACCAGGTCACAGCGAACAGCAGCATGCTCAGATAACCGATCAGCGTCACCAGCACGCCGACCTTGGCGAACTGCCGCGCGCTGAAGGTTTCGGTGCCCAAGCAGACCATGTTCTGCGGTGCGTTGATCGGCAGGATGAAACCGTAACTGACGACGAAGCCGAGCAGCATGGTCATCCCCAGCCGGCTGAAGTCCCCTGGCAGGCTGAGCAACACCGAGATCAGGATCGGCAGCATGGCCGAGGTCAGCGCCGTGGCACTGGCAAAGCCCAGATGGATCACGATGAGAAAGGCGCCGAGGATGGCGAAGATGCCCAGCGGCCCCACCACGCCAAGCCCGGTGTGGGCGACCACCTGCGCGCCGAGCCACTGTCCGGCCTGGGTCGTGAGCAATACCGTGCCGAGGCTGATCCCGACGCCGAAGACGATCACCGTGCCCCAGGGCACTCGCGTCTGAACCTCCTTCCAGTTCATCACGCCGATGCGCGGCAGCATCAGGATCACCAGGCCGGCATAGGTGGTACTGGTGGTGTCGAAGCTGTGCAACTTGCCCTCGGTGGCCCAGCACAGCAACAGCCCGATGGACACGGCGAGCAGGCGCTTCTGCGCCGAGGTCATCGGCCCGAGTTCGGCGAGCGAGCGCGCCACGGCTTCCTTGCCACCGGCTATCCGCTCGGTTTCCGGTGGCAGCAGCTTGAGCACGATGAACAGCAGCACGAAAGACATCAGCACGGCCCAAGGCGCGCCGGCGATGAGCCAGTCGATCCAGCTGACCCGCTCTCCCAGCAGCTTGTCCATGAAGCCCACCAACAGCAGGTTTTGCGCCGCGGCGGTCTGGATGCCGATGTTCCAGATGCTGGTGCCCTGGGCGACGATGATCATCATGCCCGCGGCAAAGTTGGAACGTTTGTCGATGCCGAACGCGGTGATGATGCCGAGCATGATCGGCACCACGCAGGCGGCGCGCGCCGTGGCGCTGGGTACCACCAGACTGAGCAGGACGATGACCACCAGCGTGCCGCCGAGGATATGCCGCGAACTGGTGCCGACCCTGGAGAGGGTCATCAAGGCAATGCGCCGGTCGAGCCCGGTCAGGGTCATCGCCGCAGCGATGAACAGGGCTCCGGCTACCAGCGCCAATGCAGGATTGGCGAAACCGGAAAGCCCCATGCCTATCGCCTTCGAGGTGCCGTAGACCACCTCGGGGTTCTCCAGCGTAGGCGCCGTGCCCACGAGGAACGCCAGCAGTGCGGTGATCATGATCGCGCTGACCTCGTAGGACACCGCTTCGGTGATCCACACCACCACTGCGAACACCAGGATGGCCAAGACACGCTGACCAGCCACGGGCAGATCGGCCGGCAACGGCATCAGCAGCACGCCAATCAGTGCCAGTAGGGCCACCAACAGACCGATCGGGATGCCGAGCAGACCTTGGCGAAGGACTACGTTAGGGGTATCGCTCATGGTAAGGCTCCATCCGCTGACAGACGCCTTCAGCATGGGCAAGCCAGACCACCACAACCATGACCTGCGTCTATTGCGGGCCTTTGCGGCGAGTTAACCAAGTAAAAAAAGCAGAACGCCGGCATGCGCCGGCGTTCTGTGCTCGATGACTCGCCGCCAGGTTCAAGCGGGCTGGTGCTCGCTCGAACCTCGCGCAAACCTCAAGCGGGGATGGCCTCCGCGGCGGCCTCGCGCGCCCAGACGCGATGCTGACCGAGTGCCTGGGCAAAGTTGCCAAACACCCCAGCCACGTCATCGCCTTCCAGCAGACCGGCGTCGGGTTGCAGACCGAGCGATGCCAACAGCGGACGCGCCGCGCCGAGCACTACGATGGGTTTCAGGTGCTTGTAGGCCTCCAGCACGTAGTGCTTGGCCTCGCCGGATTTGGCCATGGCCGCCGCCGCATCGGCGCCGCCGGGGACGAACACGGCGTCGAACATCACCGAAGGCATGCCATCCATCGCCGCGTCGACGACGAGCATCTGCCCCTCGGCGGTCTTCACCGGCGCGGGTGACGGACCGATGATCTTGGCCAGCGCCCCCTCCGAAGCCAGTTTGGCCTTGAACGCATCGATCGCCGCACCATCGACGCCGTTGGCTACCAGAATCGCCACCTTGCGCGACTTGATGTTGCCGGGCGCGTGGTTCATCAGGCTCAGTGCCGGCGAGCTTTGCACGCTGGACGCCTTGGTGGTGACGGTCGGTGCGCTCGGCGCCGGCAGCCCCAGGTTTTCGGCGACGCGGCGGGCCAGCTCCAAATCGATATTGGCGAGGATCTCGTTGACCTGGCGCTCGCGGATGAACACCCGCTCGACTTTGCCCAGCTCGAAGGTATAGGCGCCGACGATGTGCTCCTTCTCCGGACCGCTCATGCTGTTCCAGAACAGCGTGGCCTGGGAGAAGTGGTCGCCGAAGGATTCGCTGCGGTTGCGGATCTTGTGACCCTCGACCCGCTCCGGATAGCTCTCGAAGCCACCACCCTGAGCTGCTGGCGGGGTTTCCTTGGGCCAGCCACTGTCGATCGAGTTGGGCTCGTAGTTGGCGCGGCCCTTGTGGATGGTCTGGCGATGGAAAGCGTCGCGCTGGTTGTTGTGGAACGGACAGACCGGGCGGTTGATCGGGATCTCGTGGAAGTTCGGCCCACCGAGACGCAGCAGCTGGGTGTCGGTGTAGGAGAACAGCCGGCCCTGCAGCAGCGGGTCGTTGGTGAAGTCGATGCCCGGCACGATATGGCCAATGTGGAAGGCGGCCTGCTCGGTTTCGGCGAAGAAGTTGTCCGGGTTGCGGTTGAGGGTCATCTTGCCGAGCTTCTGCACCGGCACCAGCTCCTCGGGAATGAGCTTGGTTGGGTCGAGCAGGTCGAAATCGAATTTGTGCTCGTCGGCCTCTTCCACCACCTGCACGCCCAGCTCCCACTCGAAGTAGTCGCCCATCTCGATGGACTCCCACATGTCGCGGCGGTTGAAGTCCGGGTCCTTGCCGGCGATCTTCAGCGTCTCGTCCCAGACCAGCGAGAAGGCGCCGGCGACCGGCTTCCAGTGGAACTTGACGAAGCGGCTGACGCCCTCGGCGTTGATAAGGCGGAACGTATGCACGCCAAAGCCTTCCATCGCCCGGAAGCTGCGCGGCAGGGCGCGGTCGGACATGGTCCAGAGCACCATGTGCGCGGATTCCGGAGTCAGCGAGACGAAGTCCCAGAAGCTGTCGTGAGCCGATTGCGCCTGCGGGATTTCGTTGTGCGGCTCGGGTTTGACCGCATGCACGAAGTCCGGAAACTTGATCGCATCCTGGATGAAGAACACCGGCATGTTGTTGCCGACCAGGTCGAAGTTGCCCTCGTCGGTGTAGAACTTGGTGGCGAAGCCGCGCACGTCGCGCACGGTGTCGGCCGAGCCGCGCGAGCCCTGCACGGTGGAGAAGCGCGTGAAGACCGGGGTTTCCTTGCCTTCGGCGGCGAGGAACGAGGCCTTGGTCAGCCAGCTGTGGTCGGCGTAGCTGACGAACACACCGTGCGCCGCCGAACCGCG includes:
- the znuB gene encoding zinc ABC transporter permease subunit ZnuB, which codes for MPDFLLNALLAGLALALVAGPLGSFVVWRRMAYFGDTLSHAALFGVALGLMLDVNLTLAVTVGCVLLALLLVTLQQRQPLASDTLLGILAHSTLSLGLVSLSFMKDVRVDLMGYLFGDLLAVGPSDLAWIMGGSALVLLMLIPLWRPLLAITVHEELAKVEGLPVAGIRLALMLLIAVVIAVAMKIVGVLLITSLLIIPAAAAQRHARTPEQMAFGASLLGIVAVCLGLTLSWYEDTPAGPSIVVSAAALFLLSFAWPKRS
- a CDS encoding YgjP-like metallopeptidase domain-containing protein produces the protein MTDLKYLRGYPEPLLAQVRQLIAEDRLGDYLQRRYPARHEVQSDKALYGYVQALKQEYLKSTPPIDKVLYDGRLDLTHRALGLHTAVSRVQGGKLKAKKEIRVAALFREAAPEFLRMIVVHELAHLRESEHNRAFYKLCEHMLPGYGQIEFDLRLFLHWRELRAQEAGSGDDA
- a CDS encoding DASS family sodium-coupled anion symporter, with the translated sequence MSDTPNVVLRQGLLGIPIGLLVALLALIGVLLMPLPADLPVAGQRVLAILVFAVVVWITEAVSYEVSAIMITALLAFLVGTAPTLENPEVVYGTSKAIGMGLSGFANPALALVAGALFIAAAMTLTGLDRRIALMTLSRVGTSSRHILGGTLVVIVLLSLVVPSATARAACVVPIMLGIITAFGIDKRSNFAAGMMIIVAQGTSIWNIGIQTAAAQNLLLVGFMDKLLGERVSWIDWLIAGAPWAVLMSFVLLFIVLKLLPPETERIAGGKEAVARSLAELGPMTSAQKRLLAVSIGLLLCWATEGKLHSFDTTSTTYAGLVILMLPRIGVMNWKEVQTRVPWGTVIVFGVGISLGTVLLTTQAGQWLGAQVVAHTGLGVVGPLGIFAILGAFLIVIHLGFASATALTSAMLPILISVLLSLPGDFSRLGMTMLLGFVVSYGFILPINAPQNMVCLGTETFSARQFAKVGVLVTLIGYLSMLLFAVTWWRWLGWI
- the katE gene encoding catalase HPII; translated protein: MTEKTPKQSELAGTDTVDRANHNAKLDQLEEFRSDATGAALRTNQGVKIADNQNTLKAGDRGPSLLEDFIMREKLTHFDHERIPERIVHARGSAAHGVFVSYADHSWLTKASFLAAEGKETPVFTRFSTVQGSRGSADTVRDVRGFATKFYTDEGNFDLVGNNMPVFFIQDAIKFPDFVHAVKPEPHNEIPQAQSAHDSFWDFVSLTPESAHMVLWTMSDRALPRSFRAMEGFGVHTFRLINAEGVSRFVKFHWKPVAGAFSLVWDETLKIAGKDPDFNRRDMWESIEMGDYFEWELGVQVVEEADEHKFDFDLLDPTKLIPEELVPVQKLGKMTLNRNPDNFFAETEQAAFHIGHIVPGIDFTNDPLLQGRLFSYTDTQLLRLGGPNFHEIPINRPVCPFHNNQRDAFHRQTIHKGRANYEPNSIDSGWPKETPPAAQGGGFESYPERVEGHKIRNRSESFGDHFSQATLFWNSMSGPEKEHIVGAYTFELGKVERVFIRERQVNEILANIDLELARRVAENLGLPAPSAPTVTTKASSVQSSPALSLMNHAPGNIKSRKVAILVANGVDGAAIDAFKAKLASEGALAKIIGPSPAPVKTAEGQMLVVDAAMDGMPSVMFDAVFVPGGADAAAAMAKSGEAKHYVLEAYKHLKPIVVLGAARPLLASLGLQPDAGLLEGDDVAGVFGNFAQALGQHRVWAREAAAEAIPA